From Bacillus basilensis, a single genomic window includes:
- a CDS encoding MFS transporter produces MEAVSQKNTVETPTIYRILFAISFGHFLNDSMQAVVPALFPILEKTMNLSYMQVGWIAFALNMTSSIMQPVFGMYSDKKPSPFLLPLGMFSSMLGMIGLAFAPNFIIVIISVLFIGLGSAVFHPEGARVAYMAAGAKRGLAQAIYQVGGNTGNSLAPIFTALIFVPLGQIGSLGFTAFAAVGIVLLIFVSNWYRNELATGAVRRKKRAALEAENAIVSTHIKFVILLLVFLTFVRSWYGAGIGNFYQFYLIEHYGLSIKNAQYFVFAFMIAGVLGTFFGGPLADRFGKKTIIVFSMLGSAPLALLLPHVSLAWVVPLFLCIGFISSSSFSVIVVYAQELVPGKVGMVSGLIVGLAFGLGALGSVVLGKLADIYSLQFIMLLCSCLPLIGLTSWLLPSDKKTIE; encoded by the coding sequence ATGGAGGCAGTTTCACAAAAAAACACAGTAGAAACACCGACAATATACCGAATACTATTTGCGATTAGTTTCGGTCATTTTTTAAATGATTCGATGCAAGCAGTTGTGCCCGCGTTGTTTCCTATTTTGGAAAAAACGATGAATTTATCCTATATGCAAGTAGGGTGGATTGCGTTTGCGTTAAATATGACATCATCGATTATGCAACCGGTTTTTGGTATGTATTCGGATAAGAAACCGTCACCATTTTTATTACCGCTCGGTATGTTTTCAAGTATGCTTGGGATGATTGGACTCGCGTTTGCACCGAATTTTATTATTGTTATTATTTCTGTTTTATTTATCGGATTGGGTTCCGCAGTCTTTCATCCAGAAGGCGCACGAGTTGCTTATATGGCAGCCGGTGCAAAACGGGGATTAGCGCAAGCGATTTATCAAGTGGGAGGAAATACAGGAAACTCCCTAGCTCCTATTTTTACAGCGTTAATTTTCGTTCCGCTCGGCCAAATTGGTTCTTTAGGTTTTACAGCTTTTGCAGCGGTAGGGATTGTATTATTAATTTTCGTATCAAATTGGTATAGGAATGAATTAGCGACTGGCGCTGTGAGAAGAAAAAAGAGGGCTGCGCTTGAGGCGGAAAATGCGATTGTAAGTACACATATTAAATTTGTTATTTTACTTCTTGTTTTCCTTACTTTTGTACGCTCTTGGTATGGTGCTGGTATCGGGAATTTTTATCAATTTTACTTAATTGAGCATTACGGTTTATCTATAAAAAATGCCCAGTATTTCGTATTCGCATTTATGATTGCCGGTGTATTAGGAACTTTCTTTGGTGGACCGTTAGCAGATCGATTTGGAAAGAAAACAATTATTGTATTTTCAATGCTAGGTTCGGCGCCACTTGCACTTTTACTACCTCACGTTTCGCTCGCGTGGGTCGTACCGTTATTTCTATGTATCGGTTTTATTAGTTCAAGTAGTTTTAGTGTAATTGTTGTATATGCGCAAGAACTTGTACCTGGAAAAGTAGGAATGGTATCTGGATTAATTGTAGGGCTTGCGTTTGGACTCGGAGCTTTAGGATCTGTAGTTCTTGGGAAATTGGCTGACATATATAGTCTACAATTCATTATGTTACTATGTAGTTGTCTACCATTAATTGGACTTACTTCTTGGTTACTGCCAAGTGATAAGAAAACGATAGAATAG
- the cysK gene encoding cysteine synthase A produces MKLCENVTELIGNTPVVRLSKFIPEDAADVYVKLEMFNPSRSVKDRAAYNLLHVAEENGLIKPGDTIIEPTSGNTGIGLAMNAAAKGYKAILIMPDNMSKERINLLKAYGAEVVLTPAEQRMPGAIAKALELQKQIPNSFIPQQFENPANPNIHRYTTALEIYEQMDGELDAFVATAGTGGTITGTGETLKEKLSNLYIAVVEPKGSPVLSGGVPGPHKLVGTSPGFIPKNLNTEVYNEIIQIADEEALTTMRNLARQEGLLVGPSSGASVYAAIMIAKRLGAGKKVLCIAPDTGERYLSMGLFE; encoded by the coding sequence ATGAAATTATGTGAAAATGTTACAGAACTAATAGGAAATACGCCTGTCGTCCGATTATCTAAATTTATTCCAGAAGACGCAGCAGATGTGTATGTAAAACTGGAAATGTTTAATCCATCACGCAGTGTGAAAGATCGTGCCGCCTATAATTTACTTCACGTCGCTGAAGAGAATGGTCTCATCAAACCAGGAGATACAATTATTGAACCGACAAGTGGAAATACAGGAATAGGCTTAGCGATGAATGCAGCCGCAAAAGGATATAAAGCGATTTTAATAATGCCAGATAATATGTCAAAAGAGCGTATAAATTTATTAAAAGCATACGGAGCAGAAGTAGTTTTAACACCAGCAGAACAAAGAATGCCAGGAGCAATTGCGAAGGCGTTAGAATTACAAAAGCAGATACCGAATAGTTTTATTCCACAACAATTTGAAAACCCGGCGAATCCAAATATTCACCGTTATACAACTGCACTTGAAATTTATGAACAAATGGATGGAGAGCTTGATGCGTTTGTAGCAACGGCAGGAACTGGTGGAACTATTACAGGGACTGGGGAAACGTTAAAAGAAAAACTATCAAACTTATATATTGCAGTAGTAGAACCGAAAGGATCTCCCGTTTTATCAGGCGGTGTCCCAGGTCCTCATAAACTAGTAGGAACAAGTCCAGGATTTATCCCAAAAAACTTAAATACCGAAGTGTATAACGAAATTATTCAAATTGCAGACGAAGAGGCTTTAACGACAATGAGAAACTTAGCTAGACAAGAGGGGTTATTAGTTGGGCCGTCTTCTGGAGCTTCTGTTTACGCAGCAATTATGATAGCAAAACGCTTAGGCGCAGGTAAAAAAGTTTTATGTATTGCACCTGATACAGGGGAACGTTATTTGAGTATGGGATTATTTGAATGA
- a CDS encoding GNAT family N-acetyltransferase, producing the protein MKLLKPIHEFSEQIIEYRDAFLHTDEQPHGSSSLQNYDFLDEWFEKVNKQEIGENLLANRVPSSQFLSFEKGELIGFVNIRHRLNEELLRESGHIGYSVHPNKRRQGYATKQLKLALDEAQKLGLKRVLITCDKVNIASAKTIQKVGGVLENEVVSSHTGEIVQRYWVEI; encoded by the coding sequence ATGAAACTATTAAAACCAATACATGAATTTAGTGAACAAATTATAGAGTATCGGGATGCATTTTTACATACTGATGAACAACCACACGGCAGTAGTTCTTTACAAAATTATGATTTTCTCGATGAATGGTTTGAAAAAGTGAATAAACAAGAAATAGGAGAAAATTTACTCGCTAATCGAGTACCATCTAGTCAGTTTTTAAGTTTTGAAAAAGGAGAACTTATAGGTTTTGTAAATATTAGACATCGATTAAACGAAGAATTATTGCGGGAAAGTGGTCATATTGGATATAGTGTCCATCCGAATAAACGTCGCCAAGGTTACGCGACAAAACAATTGAAACTCGCATTAGATGAAGCGCAAAAGTTAGGGTTGAAGAGAGTGTTAATAACTTGCGATAAAGTTAATATCGCATCGGCAAAAACGATTCAAAAGGTTGGCGGTGTGTTAGAAAATGAAGTGGTTTCTTCTCATACAGGTGAAATTGTTCAGCGTTATTGGGTAGAAATATGA
- a CDS encoding DUF4037 domain-containing protein, whose product MGLKEKAIEISEIYRGNPKVEAIILAGSVGRKLEDEHSDIELHILWSAPLEDEDRKGPINHIGGTILSYHPYEEEEWSETYLTKEGIKLEISNFLTKTVEKVISDVVDQYDISYEKQCIVSSVHDGVSLYGEEKVNELKDRVIAYPENLAKRMISENLWLSNRWHNRKALLKRKDWLMLYDVICEVQRNVFGVLFGLNKMYVHHPAFKWMPNNVELMTIKPENLYERMAETLIGNPENSVQELELLIEEVLQQVHTFAPEVNVDEQEKSIFYFVK is encoded by the coding sequence GTGGGATTAAAAGAGAAAGCAATAGAAATTTCGGAGATTTATAGGGGAAATCCGAAGGTGGAGGCTATTATTTTAGCGGGCTCAGTAGGTAGAAAGCTAGAAGATGAACATTCAGATATTGAGTTGCATATTTTATGGTCAGCACCACTAGAGGATGAGGATCGAAAAGGGCCTATAAACCATATTGGTGGAACGATTTTATCATATCATCCTTACGAGGAAGAAGAATGGTCAGAAACCTATTTGACGAAAGAAGGAATTAAATTAGAGATTAGTAACTTTTTAACAAAAACAGTAGAGAAAGTTATTTCGGATGTGGTGGATCAATATGATATAAGTTATGAAAAACAATGTATCGTATCATCTGTTCATGATGGTGTTAGTTTGTATGGAGAAGAGAAAGTGAATGAATTAAAAGATAGAGTGATAGCATATCCAGAAAATCTAGCGAAACGGATGATTTCAGAAAATCTTTGGTTAAGCAATCGCTGGCATAATCGAAAGGCTCTTTTAAAACGAAAAGACTGGCTTATGCTTTATGATGTTATTTGTGAAGTGCAAAGGAATGTATTCGGTGTTTTATTTGGTTTGAATAAAATGTATGTACATCATCCAGCATTTAAATGGATGCCTAATAATGTGGAACTAATGACGATTAAACCTGAGAATTTATATGAGCGTATGGCGGAAACGTTAATAGGGAATCCGGAAAATAGTGTGCAGGAGTTAGAGTTGCTAATAGAAGAAGTGTTGCAACAAGTTCATACATTCGCTCCGGAAGTAAATGTCGATGAGCAAGAAAAATCTATTTTCTATTTTGTAAAATAG
- a CDS encoding sodium-dependent transporter, with translation MNSQQWTSKLGFVLAAAGSAIGLGAIWKFPYMAGIGGGGAFFLIFIGFTLLIGLPLLLAEFVIGRSTQKEAVDAYREIAPKTLWPWLGKLGIVTCFILLSFYSVVGGWILLYLWNAITGRLWEGNGAYEATFGEIISNPYLAVGSQLLFILITIFIVSKGVQNGVEKVNKYFMPALFVLFFVLIVRALTLDGAGEGVRFFLQPDFSHVTSEVILYAMGQSFFSLSVGVAVMVTYSSYLPKEESLPRSAFSIVALTLVITLLAGLAIFPVVFAFGMEPSQGPGLLFIVLPAIFSKMAFGKLFFIVFLLLFFFATITSAISMLEISVASLTAKGKGKREKMALIVGLLIFVVGVPSALSFGILSDLKIFGKTVFDLADYAVSNVLMPLGVLLVSIFVPLKMKKDVLMKELGVSKNKGYKLFVLWLFLLRFIAPIAIIIVFLNVLGII, from the coding sequence ATGAATTCACAGCAATGGACATCGAAATTAGGTTTCGTATTAGCTGCAGCAGGTTCAGCGATTGGCCTTGGGGCGATTTGGAAGTTCCCGTATATGGCCGGAATTGGAGGGGGCGGCGCGTTCTTCCTTATTTTCATCGGTTTCACATTATTAATTGGTTTACCGCTATTATTAGCTGAATTCGTTATCGGAAGAAGTACACAAAAAGAGGCTGTTGATGCGTATAGAGAAATCGCACCAAAAACACTATGGCCATGGTTAGGGAAATTGGGGATTGTAACTTGTTTCATATTACTTTCTTTCTACAGCGTTGTAGGGGGATGGATTTTATTATACTTATGGAATGCAATTACAGGTAGACTATGGGAAGGAAATGGCGCATACGAAGCTACGTTTGGTGAAATCATTTCCAATCCGTATTTAGCAGTTGGATCACAGCTATTATTCATCCTTATTACTATTTTTATCGTAAGTAAAGGTGTACAAAATGGTGTTGAAAAAGTAAATAAATATTTCATGCCAGCACTATTCGTTTTATTCTTTGTATTAATCGTTCGTGCCCTTACATTAGATGGTGCTGGAGAAGGAGTTCGTTTCTTCTTACAACCTGATTTCTCACATGTAACATCAGAAGTTATTTTATATGCGATGGGTCAATCGTTCTTCTCATTATCAGTCGGAGTAGCAGTAATGGTAACGTATAGTTCATACTTACCGAAGGAAGAAAGCTTACCGCGTTCAGCATTTTCTATCGTAGCTTTAACGCTTGTGATTACATTACTTGCAGGACTTGCAATTTTCCCAGTAGTGTTCGCATTTGGAATGGAACCATCTCAAGGACCGGGGCTATTATTTATCGTACTGCCAGCTATTTTCAGTAAAATGGCATTTGGAAAATTATTCTTCATCGTTTTCTTATTACTATTCTTCTTTGCTACTATTACATCGGCAATTTCGATGTTAGAAATTAGCGTTGCATCTTTAACTGCAAAAGGTAAAGGAAAACGTGAAAAAATGGCTTTAATCGTAGGATTATTAATCTTCGTTGTTGGAGTACCATCAGCATTGTCATTTGGTATATTAAGTGATCTGAAGATTTTCGGAAAGACAGTCTTTGATTTAGCGGATTATGCAGTTAGTAACGTACTAATGCCACTTGGTGTTTTATTAGTTTCCATCTTTGTTCCTTTAAAAATGAAGAAAGATGTATTAATGAAAGAACTTGGTGTAAGTAAAAATAAGGGCTATAAATTATTCGTATTATGGTTATTCTTACTTCGCTTTATCGCACCAATTGCGATTATTATCGTATTCTTAAATGTACTTGGCATTATTTAA
- a CDS encoding polysaccharide deacetylase family protein has translation MKKKIIITIVTIFIITVALFGTYKLMNARSFQLFGDLTNRVETNEKVIALTFDDGPTNNVKQILPLLDTYNAKATFFLIGNELEKNLSLGEAIVQSGHQVGNHTYSHNRMVFKTPSFIKDEIEKTNSLIRQTGFTGEIDFRPPNGKKLIGLPYYLNKNNIETITWDLEPDTFYKSAADKIDYVNKNVKPGSIILLHSMYANSNENLQTIEGILDSLSKKGYQFVTVNELQKRAK, from the coding sequence ATGAAGAAGAAAATAATCATTACAATCGTTACAATATTCATTATTACTGTAGCATTATTCGGAACATACAAATTGATGAATGCAAGAAGCTTTCAATTATTTGGAGATTTAACAAATCGCGTAGAAACAAATGAAAAGGTGATTGCTTTAACTTTTGATGATGGTCCTACTAACAATGTAAAACAAATATTACCGCTACTAGATACATACAATGCAAAAGCTACTTTCTTTTTAATCGGAAATGAATTAGAGAAAAATCTATCGTTAGGAGAAGCTATCGTACAATCTGGGCACCAAGTTGGAAACCATACATATTCTCATAATAGAATGGTTTTCAAAACACCTTCTTTTATTAAAGATGAAATAGAAAAAACGAATTCATTAATCCGCCAAACAGGATTTACAGGCGAAATTGATTTTAGGCCACCTAATGGAAAAAAATTAATTGGACTACCATATTATTTAAATAAAAATAATATCGAAACGATTACATGGGATCTTGAGCCTGATACTTTTTATAAATCTGCGGCAGATAAAATTGACTACGTTAATAAAAATGTAAAACCAGGTTCTATCATTTTACTGCACTCTATGTATGCTAATTCTAATGAAAATTTACAAACGATTGAAGGTATTTTAGACTCTTTATCTAAGAAGGGCTATCAGTTCGTAACAGTAAACGAACTACAAAAAAGAGCAAAATAA
- a CDS encoding CD3324 family protein — protein sequence MKYVKAATVLPESLITEIQKYIQGETIYIPKQETKHYKWGTRSGGRKQLDERNKAIKEAFKSGISIHQLAEEYFLSGETIKKIVYSK from the coding sequence ATGAAATACGTAAAAGCTGCGACGGTTTTACCAGAAAGTTTAATTACTGAAATTCAAAAGTATATACAAGGTGAAACCATTTACATTCCAAAACAAGAAACGAAACATTATAAATGGGGTACACGATCTGGGGGAAGAAAACAACTAGATGAAAGAAATAAAGCAATTAAAGAAGCGTTTAAAAGCGGAATTTCTATTCATCAACTTGCAGAAGAGTATTTTCTTTCCGGAGAAACGATTAAAAAGATTGTGTATTCTAAATAA
- a CDS encoding DUF421 domain-containing protein → MNHLGQITIELFVGFFVLLIATKILGKTQISQLTPFDFISAIVIGELVGNTVYDPEVRVWSILYAVFVWVILIYAIEVITQKFRRTRKFFEGYPSIIIRNGHIDREQLKSNHLDINQLQQMLRQQKDIFSIREVEYMILEPNGNISVLKKSKYESPTINDLSLKHKPVYLPISLISDGKVVKDNLREAGFDEGWLYKQIKQKGITKFEDVLYAEWKTDDGFFCQEIPR, encoded by the coding sequence ATGAATCATCTTGGACAAATAACGATAGAACTTTTTGTTGGTTTTTTTGTTTTATTAATTGCTACTAAAATATTGGGGAAAACACAAATATCGCAGCTAACCCCTTTTGATTTTATTTCTGCCATTGTAATCGGAGAATTAGTTGGAAACACTGTATATGATCCTGAGGTGAGAGTATGGTCTATTTTATATGCTGTTTTTGTATGGGTAATATTAATTTACGCAATAGAAGTGATAACACAAAAATTTAGAAGGACAAGAAAGTTCTTTGAAGGATACCCTTCTATTATCATTCGTAATGGGCATATTGACAGAGAACAATTAAAATCGAATCATTTGGATATTAATCAATTACAACAAATGCTTAGGCAACAGAAAGACATATTTTCAATTCGAGAAGTTGAATATATGATTTTGGAACCTAATGGAAACATAAGTGTTCTGAAAAAGAGCAAATATGAATCTCCCACTATAAATGATTTAAGTTTAAAACATAAGCCTGTATACTTACCAATTTCATTAATTAGTGATGGAAAAGTAGTGAAAGATAATTTGAGGGAAGCTGGTTTTGATGAAGGTTGGCTTTATAAACAAATAAAGCAAAAAGGGATTACTAAATTTGAGGATGTATTATATGCTGAATGGAAAACAGACGATGGTTTCTTTTGTCAGGAAATACCTCGGTAG
- a CDS encoding FusB/FusC family EF-G-binding protein, with the protein MEAFIRSDQYNFIKSQAYILANGHATANDRGVIQALKSLAIEKIIHVFENLTDEQKELIDTVLTVQNREDAESFLMKINPYVIPFQEVTAQTLKKLFPKAKKLKLPDMETLDMKELSYLSWIDKGSSRKFIIAKNDKNKFVGLQGTFQSLNKKSICSLCHGHEEVGMFLVEIKGDVPGTFVRKGNYICKDGVACNQNMKSLDKLQDFIERLKK; encoded by the coding sequence ATGGAAGCTTTTATTAGAAGTGATCAATATAATTTTATAAAATCACAAGCTTATATTTTAGCAAATGGACATGCAACGGCAAATGATAGAGGTGTAATTCAAGCGTTAAAATCACTTGCGATTGAAAAGATAATACATGTATTTGAGAATTTAACAGATGAACAGAAAGAGTTAATTGATACGGTATTAACAGTTCAAAATAGAGAAGATGCAGAATCATTCTTAATGAAAATAAATCCGTATGTCATCCCGTTTCAGGAAGTTACAGCGCAAACATTAAAAAAACTATTTCCTAAAGCGAAAAAGTTAAAACTTCCTGACATGGAAACACTGGATATGAAAGAATTATCTTATTTAAGCTGGATTGATAAAGGGTCAAGCAGGAAATTTATTATAGCGAAAAATGATAAAAATAAGTTTGTTGGTCTGCAAGGAACATTTCAAAGTTTAAATAAAAAAAGCATTTGTTCATTATGTCATGGGCATGAAGAAGTAGGAATGTTTTTAGTTGAAATTAAAGGTGATGTACCAGGAACTTTCGTTAGAAAGGGAAACTATATTTGTAAAGATGGTGTAGCTTGCAATCAGAATATGAAATCACTTGATAAATTACAGGATTTTATTGAGAGATTAAAGAAATAA